A part of Andrena cerasifolii isolate SP2316 chromosome 10, iyAndCera1_principal, whole genome shotgun sequence genomic DNA contains:
- the Bbc gene encoding choline/ethanolaminephosphotransferase 1 bbc isoform X3, giving the protein MQFYKEKLLSPGQLKRLTEHKYSCTTNSLLDGLLQPWWDWLVSKVPLWLAPNLITILGLIVNIVTTLILVYYSPDAKVETPRWACFLCALGLFIYQSLDAIDGKQARRTGTSTPLGELFDHGCDSISTVFVALSACIAVQLGYYPTWMFFQCFCAMTLFYCAHWQTYVSGSLRFGKVDVTEAQFTIIAIHLISAIFGPKVWMMEIPYIDGFMFKYLIGVMTVICALANLYSIFSVIFTGGVGKNGSTVAMPVLGVGTVSNYVAVLFYAGYIHVFLEFCKVFESGGIGKNGSTIALPYTGTEVKVFPLWAAVGIAILLAQSSISVILAGGVGKNGSTVAGTSVLSPIIPFSFVVVPAFIIYRKSAEHVYENHPALYILAFGMVAAKVTNRLVVAHMTKNEMQYLDSSLIGPAMLFLNQYFNFFIKEYYVLWLCFIWVTLDLLRYSAQICLEICDHLKIKLFRIPLGDHRTSQVSNTAEKNGL; this is encoded by the exons atgcagttttataagGAAAAGCTACTGTCGCCGGGCCAACTGAAACGCCTTACCGAGCACAAATACAGTTGCACGACCAATAGTCTTCTGGATGGGCTGCTTCAACCTTGGTGGGACTGGCTTGTTAGCAAAGTTCCACTTTGGCTGGCACCCAACTTGATCACCATCCTGGGACTTATCGTCAACATCGTCACTACGTTAATCCTCGTTTATTACAGCCCCGATGCTAAAGTTGAG ACGCCTAGATGGGCATGTTTTCTCTGCGCGCTTGGCCTTTTCATCTATCAGAGTTTAGACGCCATAGATGGCAAACAGGCTAGAAGAACAGGGACTTCCACTCCGTTGGGCGAACTGTTTGATCATGGATGTGACTCCATATCAACGG TGTTTGTTGCCCTATCGGCGTGCATAGCGGTACAACTAGGATATTACCCAACATGGATGTTTTTCCAGTGCTTTTGTGCTATGACTCTTTTTTATTGTGCTCATTGGCAAACTTATGTTTCAG GTTCGCTGAGGTTTGGCAAGGTAGATGTCACGGAAGCCCAGTTTACCATTATAGCCATTCATCTAATTTCTGCAATCTTTGGACCTAAAGTGTGGATGATGGAG ATACCATACATAGATGGTTTTATGTTTAAGTATTTAATAGGAGTTATGACAGTGATTTGTGCACTGGCAAACTTGTATTCCATCTTTTCGGTGATTTTCACCGGAGGAGTGGGCAAGAATGGTTCAACTGTGGCT ATGCCAGTGCTTGGTGTAGGCACAGTCAGTAACTACGTAGCAGTGTTATTTTATGCAGGCTACATTCATGTATTCCTTGAATTCTGTAAAGTGTTTGAATCCGGTGGGATTGGAAAGAATGGTTCCACGATTGCA TTGCCATACACTGGCACAGAGGTCAAGGTGTTTCCATTATGGGCTGCTGTGGGCATCGCTATTTTACTTGCACAGAGCAGTATATCCGTCATTCTTGCCGGTGGTGTCGGAAAGAATGGCTCCACCGTCGCA GGAACATCAGTTTTATCTCCAATTATTCCATTTAGTTTTGTGGTAGTACCAGCttttataatttatagaaaaagTGCTGAGCACGTATACGAAAATCATCCTGCATTGTATATACTTGCATTTGGAATGGTCGCAGCCAAAGTTACCAATCGATTAGTG GTTGCACATATGACAAAAAATGAAATGCAATATTTAGACAGTTCGCTGATCGGACCAGCAATGCTGTTCCTGAATCagtatttcaatttctttatcAAAGAATATTACGTTCTTTGGCTGTGCTTT ATTTGGGTTACTCTGGATTTGCTCCGATACAGTGCTCAAATTTGTCTTGAAATCTGCGATCACCTGAAGATCAAACTATTTAGGATACCATTAGGGGATCATCGGACCAGCCAGGTTTCTAACACAGCTGAAAAGAATG gtcTTTAG